A genomic segment from Pseudoduganella chitinolytica encodes:
- a CDS encoding N-acetylmuramoyl-L-alanine amidase: protein MKRLPFASTLAVLALLAGCATAPPPGGPTVDRSLVSKGQNSRVRFVVLHYTVADVQRSIMLLTEKEVSAHYLLTDGAAPKIYGLVDEKNSAWHAGLSSWKNYTNLNNSSIGIEIVNAGFTETPDGKRTYYPFPQAQIDQLIPLLKDIVARHQVAPENILGHSDIAPQRKQDPGPLFPWKQLADAGLVAWPEAAQVAAMRAKYENNVPDAVWFQKRLAQHGYAVPQTGVFDQATHNVLVAFQTKYRQANYDGVPDAESAAILDVLTAPKPKIAQPALPAAPTAATATAQ, encoded by the coding sequence TGCTGGCCGGCTGCGCCACGGCGCCGCCGCCGGGCGGCCCCACGGTCGACCGCTCGCTGGTGTCGAAAGGCCAGAACAGCCGCGTGCGATTCGTCGTGCTGCACTACACGGTGGCGGACGTGCAGCGCTCGATCATGCTGCTGACGGAGAAAGAGGTGTCGGCCCACTACCTGCTGACGGACGGCGCGGCGCCGAAGATCTACGGCCTGGTGGACGAGAAGAACTCGGCGTGGCATGCCGGCCTGTCCAGCTGGAAGAACTACACGAACCTGAACAACAGCTCGATCGGCATCGAGATCGTCAATGCCGGCTTTACGGAGACGCCGGACGGCAAGCGCACGTATTACCCGTTCCCGCAGGCGCAGATCGACCAGTTGATTCCGTTGTTGAAGGACATCGTCGCCCGCCACCAGGTGGCGCCGGAGAACATCCTCGGCCACTCCGACATCGCGCCGCAGCGCAAGCAGGACCCGGGCCCGCTGTTCCCGTGGAAGCAGCTGGCGGACGCCGGCCTGGTCGCATGGCCGGAAGCGGCCCAGGTCGCGGCGATGCGCGCCAAGTACGAGAACAACGTGCCGGATGCGGTGTGGTTCCAGAAGCGCCTGGCGCAGCACGGCTACGCGGTGCCGCAGACGGGCGTGTTCGACCAGGCCACGCACAATGTGCTGGTGGCGTTCCAGACCAAATACCGGCAAGCCAACTACGACGGCGTGCCGGACGCGGAAAGCGCCGCGATCCTGGACGTGCTGACGGCACCCAAGCCAAAGATCGCGCAGCCGGCATTACCGGCCGCGCCGACGGCGGCCACCGCCACCGCGCAATAA
- a CDS encoding LysR family transcriptional regulator, whose protein sequence is MRLRHIEVFHAIMQVGTISGAAQVLHISQPAVTKVLQHCELQLGMPLFERVRGKLYPTPEAHRLFVETEKLHRDLQGVRRLAAGLKTRAVETIRLVCTPTIAGSVLPPAMSRWRRDFPATRCELATHHTSEIVHMLRLGEADLALSLQDPRHPGIVAEPLAQGVMTVIAPAGTWAAGEAATPLSPAGLQGELVGHADNDPLGELVLAACEAQDVHPVFRTVVQTYQIARLLVEAGGGMAVVDPFTAASAQPHLVQRRPLAPAIPIHLYLLTAGHAPLSHGARQLADAIAAAALACLDTPP, encoded by the coding sequence ATGCGGCTGCGCCATATCGAGGTGTTCCACGCGATCATGCAGGTCGGCACCATCAGCGGCGCGGCCCAGGTCCTGCACATCTCGCAGCCGGCCGTGACCAAGGTGCTGCAGCATTGCGAGCTGCAGCTGGGGATGCCGCTGTTCGAGCGGGTACGCGGCAAGCTGTATCCGACACCGGAAGCGCACCGCCTGTTCGTTGAAACGGAAAAGCTGCACCGCGACCTGCAAGGCGTGCGCCGCCTGGCCGCGGGCCTGAAGACGCGGGCAGTGGAGACGATCAGGCTCGTATGCACGCCGACGATCGCGGGCAGCGTGCTGCCGCCGGCCATGAGCCGCTGGCGCCGCGATTTTCCCGCCACCCGCTGCGAGCTTGCCACGCACCACACCAGCGAGATCGTCCACATGCTGCGCCTGGGCGAGGCCGACCTGGCATTGTCGCTGCAGGACCCACGCCATCCCGGCATCGTGGCCGAGCCGCTGGCGCAAGGTGTCATGACCGTCATCGCGCCGGCCGGCACGTGGGCGGCCGGGGAGGCGGCCACGCCGCTGTCCCCCGCCGGCCTGCAAGGGGAACTGGTGGGCCATGCCGACAACGACCCGCTGGGCGAACTGGTGCTGGCCGCGTGCGAGGCGCAGGACGTGCACCCCGTCTTTCGCACGGTGGTGCAGACGTACCAGATTGCCCGCTTGCTGGTGGAGGCGGGCGGCGGCATGGCCGTCGTCGATCCTTTCACGGCCGCCTCGGCGCAGCCGCACCTGGTGCAGCGCCGGCCCCTGGCGCCGGCCATCCCGATCCACCTGTACCTGCTGACCGCCGGCCATGCGCCCCTGTCGCACGGAGCGCGGCAACTGGCGGACGCCATTGCCGCCGCGGCGCTGGCCTGCCTGGACACGCCGCCATGA
- a CDS encoding M15 family metallopeptidase, with protein sequence MTTRTLASEQVPGCPEFRHLSTIGGIAVDLRYASPANFVGRDLYSPLDCAWLHRDAAAAIERVVAWLAGVRPDHTLLILDALRPHRVQEQLWDALAGTDLRMYLADPIRGSIHSYGMAVDVTILDSAGRELDMGTGFDDLSERSHPALEAEMLARGALTAQQVTNRQLLRDAMFGAGFVGINSEWWHFDCGDRVAVRAGFIRVL encoded by the coding sequence ATGACCACGCGCACGCTGGCGAGCGAGCAGGTGCCGGGTTGTCCCGAATTCCGCCACCTGTCCACGATCGGCGGCATCGCCGTCGACCTGCGCTACGCCAGTCCCGCCAACTTCGTCGGTCGCGACCTGTACTCGCCGCTCGATTGCGCCTGGCTGCACCGCGACGCGGCGGCTGCCATCGAACGTGTCGTCGCCTGGCTGGCTGGCGTGCGGCCCGACCACACGCTGCTGATCCTGGACGCCTTGCGCCCGCATCGCGTGCAGGAACAGCTGTGGGATGCGCTGGCGGGAACGGACCTGCGTATGTACCTGGCCGACCCGATCCGCGGCTCGATTCACTCGTACGGCATGGCGGTGGACGTGACGATCCTCGATAGCGCGGGGCGCGAGCTGGACATGGGCACGGGATTCGACGACCTGAGCGAGCGTTCGCACCCGGCGCTGGAAGCCGAGATGCTGGCGCGCGGCGCCCTGACGGCGCAGCAGGTCACCAACCGCCAACTGCTGCGCGACGCCATGTTCGGCGCCGGCTTTGTCGGCATCAACAGCGAGTGGTGGCATTTCGATTGTGGCGATCGCGTGGCCGTGCGGGCGGGGTTCATTCGGGTGTTGTGA